The following proteins come from a genomic window of Oncorhynchus mykiss isolate Arlee chromosome 19, USDA_OmykA_1.1, whole genome shotgun sequence:
- the LOC110498581 gene encoding uncharacterized protein K02A2.6-like, whose protein sequence is MERVGVDVVGPFPTTDSGNRWVLTAMDYLTKWPESYALPDQEAETIVDTLTAEMFSRFGAAVSIHSDQGRNFESCVFATMCERLGMHKTRTTPLHPQSDGLVERFN, encoded by the coding sequence ATGGAGAGGGTGGGAGTGGATGTAGTTGGGCCATTCCCCACCACAGACAGTGGAAACCGTTGGGTGCTCACGGCCATGGACTATTTAACAAAATGGCCCGAGTCCTATGCTCTGCCTGACCAGGAGGCAGAGACCATCGTCGACACCCTGACAGCGGAGATGTTCAGCAGGTTTGGAGCTGCAGTGTCCATCCACAGCGACCAAGGCAGAAACTTTGAGTCTTGTGTTTTCGCCACCATGTGTGAGAGGCTGGGTATGCACAAGACCCGCActactcctctccatcctcaaagTGATGGCCTTGTGGAGCGCTTCAACTAA